The following proteins are encoded in a genomic region of Burkholderia gladioli:
- a CDS encoding extracellular solute-binding protein has product MSAGPTLIQRLRAGALALALGTLAAGAAHAAPAAPLYPGEDALYEQAADEGLVVSFDTGPEWANWKALFAEFRKRYPKVEITYNDIGSAATVVALDKSRRRPQADTAYYFAASALDAKAKDVVAPFKPINFDRLPPVFRDADARWFTVHSLNIAFLVNRKLVKEVPRRWADLLKPEYRNAVVYLDPRSTGQGQVDVFAAAYAMGGSVDDPKPGADFFGKLKNAGNVLRVEGTTPYAKFVKGEIPILIGYENDGLKAKYSDGMGDAAEVVIPQDGSVSAPYAMSLVKNAPNPSAARLWLNFVMSDAGQALFAQGYVRPAVPGVTLAPEVAAKMPNAPQVHPLDVAKAAAKKAQVDQLWSQATLGQ; this is encoded by the coding sequence ATGTCCGCAGGTCCCACCCTGATCCAACGCCTGCGCGCCGGCGCGCTGGCCCTCGCGCTCGGCACGCTCGCCGCCGGCGCCGCGCACGCGGCCCCGGCCGCGCCGCTCTACCCCGGCGAGGACGCGCTCTACGAGCAGGCCGCCGACGAAGGCCTGGTGGTGTCGTTCGACACCGGCCCCGAGTGGGCCAACTGGAAGGCGCTGTTCGCCGAATTCCGCAAGCGCTACCCGAAGGTCGAGATCACCTACAACGACATCGGCTCGGCCGCCACGGTGGTGGCGCTCGACAAGTCGCGCCGCCGCCCGCAGGCCGATACCGCCTACTACTTCGCGGCTTCGGCGCTGGACGCCAAGGCCAAGGACGTGGTCGCGCCGTTCAAGCCGATCAACTTCGACAGGCTGCCGCCGGTGTTCCGCGATGCCGATGCGCGCTGGTTCACGGTCCACTCGCTGAACATCGCCTTCCTGGTCAACCGCAAGCTGGTGAAGGAGGTGCCCAGGCGCTGGGCGGACCTGCTCAAGCCGGAATACCGGAACGCGGTGGTCTACCTCGATCCGCGCTCGACCGGCCAGGGCCAGGTGGACGTGTTCGCGGCCGCCTACGCGATGGGCGGCAGCGTCGACGATCCGAAGCCGGGCGCCGACTTCTTCGGCAAGCTCAAGAACGCCGGCAACGTGCTGCGCGTGGAGGGCACCACGCCCTACGCGAAGTTCGTGAAGGGCGAGATCCCGATCCTGATCGGCTACGAGAACGACGGCCTGAAGGCCAAGTACAGCGACGGCATGGGCGACGCGGCCGAGGTGGTGATCCCGCAGGACGGCAGCGTCTCGGCGCCTTACGCGATGAGCCTGGTGAAGAACGCGCCGAACCCGTCGGCGGCCCGGCTGTGGCTGAACTTCGTGATGAGCGACGCGGGCCAGGCGCTGTTCGCGCAGGGTTACGTGCGGCCCGCCGTGCCCGGCGTGACGCTGGCGCCGGAGGTCGCCGCGAAGATGCCGAACGCGCCGCAGGTGCATCCGCTCGACGTGGCCAAGGCGGCCGCGAAGAAGGCCCAGGTCGACCAGCTGTGGTCGCAGGCCACGCTCGGCCAGTGA
- a CDS encoding ABC transporter permease, whose product MNPRSTPAARDAGLLRRFGALPAGLLFAIAFALPLAALVGAAFDGGGHAFAAVFGDPLVADAIGRSLGLAAATGTLSTAIGTVLAIALAGQAPARRRLSLAVLGVPLAFSGLVIAYGFILSFGRAGFVTMLLAKLGADPARLGGLIYTSAGLAIAYAYYLIPRVALMLYPAFANFDRRPLDAALTLGARPWRAWLDVAWRELWPSVAAAWCLVAAIALGTYGTAVALVGTQINILPLLMYLKLSDGQTDFSQAAVLSILLTALCTCVLAMGEWIVRPRQH is encoded by the coding sequence ATGAATCCGCGCTCGACTCCCGCCGCCCGCGACGCGGGCCTGCTGCGCCGCTTCGGCGCGCTGCCGGCCGGCCTGCTGTTCGCGATCGCCTTCGCGCTGCCGCTGGCGGCCCTGGTCGGCGCCGCCTTCGACGGCGGCGGCCATGCCTTCGCCGCCGTGTTCGGCGATCCACTGGTGGCCGACGCGATCGGCCGCTCGCTGGGCCTGGCCGCGGCCACCGGCACGCTGTCCACGGCGATCGGCACCGTGCTGGCGATCGCGCTGGCCGGGCAGGCGCCGGCCCGGCGCCGCCTGTCGCTGGCCGTGCTGGGCGTGCCGCTGGCCTTCTCGGGACTGGTGATCGCCTACGGCTTCATCCTGAGCTTCGGGCGCGCCGGCTTCGTCACCATGCTTCTGGCGAAGCTCGGCGCCGACCCGGCGCGGCTCGGCGGGCTGATCTACACCAGCGCGGGCCTGGCGATCGCCTATGCGTATTACCTGATCCCGCGCGTGGCGCTGATGCTGTACCCGGCCTTCGCCAACTTCGACCGGCGCCCGCTGGACGCCGCGCTCACGCTCGGCGCACGGCCGTGGCGGGCCTGGCTCGACGTGGCCTGGCGCGAGCTGTGGCCCTCGGTGGCGGCGGCCTGGTGCCTGGTGGCGGCGATCGCGCTGGGCACCTACGGCACGGCGGTGGCGCTGGTCGGCACGCAGATCAACATCCTGCCGCTCCTGATGTACCTGAAGCTGTCCGACGGACAGACCGATTTCTCGCAGGCAGCCGTGCTGTCGATCCTGCTGACGGCGCTCTGCACCTGCGTTCTTGCAATGGGGGAATGGATTGTCAGACCAAGGCAACACTGA
- a CDS encoding TIGR00725 family protein — protein sequence MPVGVIGPRAATDEQLRAAEQVAHALARAGMAIVGGGKGGVMEAAARGAHRAGGIAIGLLPEDDAEGANPYLSVALPTGLGITRNALIARASLCLVAVGGGLGTLSEIALGLQWGKPVFAVCDAPQVAGIESFDSADVLLVRAARWLTTLA from the coding sequence ATGCCGGTCGGCGTGATCGGCCCGCGCGCGGCCACCGACGAGCAACTGCGCGCGGCCGAGCAGGTCGCGCATGCGCTGGCCCGGGCCGGCATGGCGATCGTCGGCGGCGGCAAGGGCGGCGTGATGGAGGCCGCCGCGCGCGGCGCGCATCGCGCCGGCGGCATCGCCATCGGCCTGCTGCCCGAGGACGACGCGGAAGGCGCGAACCCCTACCTGAGCGTGGCCCTGCCCACCGGGCTGGGCATCACCCGCAACGCGCTGATCGCGCGCGCCTCGCTGTGCCTGGTGGCGGTGGGCGGCGGCCTGGGCACGCTGTCCGAGATCGCGCTCGGGCTGCAATGGGGCAAGCCGGTGTTCGCGGTATGCGATGCGCCGCAGGTGGCGGGCATCGAGAGTTTCGATTCGGCGGACGTGCTGCTCGTTCGCGCGGCGCGCTGGCTGACCACGCTCGCCTGA
- a CDS encoding porin — MNQTIIAACVLGGACAAAQAQSSVTLYGIVDNGIAWQNSAASLGSTAGGHSLVKMTSGVWAGSRFGLKGSEDLGGGTKAIFTLEAGVNSANGSSQFSGGMFTRQSWVGLANNRFGTLTAGRQYTAYYTILSPWSPTTWLTGFFGAHPGDIDSLDNIYRANNSLVYQSPTLGGFSFGASYAFGGVPGSVDAGSTWSAGLQYSNGPFGIGAAVQRVNNSTPGGGAWGASSTTSNGGAQTAVSAINNGYQSAQAQQRFAVTGGYRFSDAWDVSASYSNVQYIPGTGSSFRNTATFNTAGAVLHYHPAASWDFAGGYSYTRATLSNGISHAAQYQQFTLSQYYSLSKRTGLYAVESWQRANGDTLSSNGKVIVATPSLGDGFSGTPSSSRSQVALGVGVVHRF, encoded by the coding sequence ATGAACCAGACCATCATCGCCGCCTGCGTGCTGGGCGGAGCCTGCGCGGCAGCGCAGGCGCAGAGCAGCGTGACGCTGTACGGGATCGTCGACAACGGCATCGCCTGGCAGAACAGCGCCGCCTCGCTGGGCTCGACCGCGGGCGGCCATTCGCTGGTGAAGATGACCTCGGGCGTGTGGGCCGGCAGCCGCTTCGGCCTGAAGGGCAGCGAGGACCTGGGCGGCGGCACCAAGGCGATCTTCACGCTCGAGGCCGGCGTGAACAGCGCCAACGGCAGCTCGCAGTTCAGCGGCGGGATGTTCACGCGCCAATCCTGGGTGGGCCTCGCCAACAACCGCTTCGGCACCTTGACGGCGGGCCGCCAGTACACGGCCTACTACACGATCCTCTCGCCCTGGAGCCCGACCACCTGGCTGACCGGCTTTTTCGGCGCGCATCCGGGCGATATCGATTCGCTCGACAACATCTACCGCGCCAACAACTCGCTGGTCTACCAGTCGCCGACGCTGGGCGGTTTCAGCTTCGGCGCGTCCTATGCGTTCGGCGGCGTGCCGGGCAGCGTCGATGCCGGCTCCACCTGGAGCGCGGGCCTGCAATACAGCAACGGGCCGTTCGGGATCGGCGCGGCCGTCCAGCGCGTCAACAACTCGACGCCGGGCGGCGGCGCCTGGGGCGCGTCCTCCACCACCTCGAACGGCGGCGCGCAAACGGCGGTCTCGGCGATCAACAACGGCTACCAGAGCGCGCAGGCGCAGCAGCGCTTCGCCGTGACGGGCGGTTATCGCTTCTCGGATGCCTGGGACGTTTCGGCATCCTATTCGAACGTGCAGTACATTCCCGGCACGGGTTCCAGCTTCCGCAACACGGCCACCTTCAACACGGCCGGCGCGGTGCTGCATTACCACCCGGCCGCGTCCTGGGACTTCGCCGGCGGCTACAGCTACACGCGCGCCACGCTGTCCAACGGCATCAGCCATGCCGCGCAGTACCAGCAGTTCACGCTCTCGCAGTACTACAGCCTGTCCAAGCGCACCGGGCTGTACGCGGTCGAGTCCTGGCAGCGCGCCAACGGCGACACGCTGTCGAGCAACGGCAAGGTGATCGTCGCCACGCCTTCGCTGGGCGACGGCTTCAGCGGCACGCCCTCGTCATCGCGCAGCCAGGTGGCGCTCGGGGTGGGCGTGGTGCACCGTTTCTGA
- a CDS encoding Dyp-type peroxidase, with protein MTDRQAAMQTRPPLSQAVHATVTRSAIFLVATINPGAAHADTIRSWCGDIAALVRSVGKRVPAGNLSCVCGFGAEAWDALFGAPRPASLHPFREFGAGQRLAVATPGDILLHIRAEAMDLCFELATQLLNALGDAVTVVDEVHGFRNFDQRAMIGFVDGTENPEGREAVDFTVIGDEDAAFAGGSYVIVQKYLHDMAGWNALAVETQERIIGRTKLSDIELAADVKPSCSHSSLTTLDEDGQEVKILRDNMPFGRPGAGEFGTYFIGYARSPRPIEQMLENMFVGRPPGNYDRLLDYSRAVTGSLFFVPSADLLEALAERAAPADAAALPESSPPAPRRDGSLNIGSLKGTPSHE; from the coding sequence ATGACTGACAGGCAGGCCGCGATGCAGACACGTCCCCCGCTTTCCCAGGCCGTCCACGCCACGGTCACGCGCAGCGCGATCTTCCTCGTGGCGACGATCAATCCCGGCGCGGCCCACGCCGATACGATCCGTTCATGGTGCGGCGACATCGCGGCGCTGGTGCGCTCGGTCGGCAAGCGCGTGCCGGCCGGCAATCTCAGCTGCGTGTGCGGCTTCGGCGCCGAGGCATGGGATGCGCTGTTCGGCGCGCCGCGCCCGGCGTCCCTGCATCCGTTCCGGGAGTTCGGCGCCGGCCAGCGCCTGGCGGTGGCCACCCCGGGCGACATCCTGCTGCACATCCGCGCCGAGGCGATGGACCTGTGCTTCGAACTGGCGACGCAGTTGCTGAACGCGCTCGGCGATGCCGTCACGGTGGTCGACGAGGTGCATGGCTTCCGCAATTTCGACCAGCGAGCGATGATCGGCTTCGTCGACGGCACCGAGAACCCGGAAGGCCGCGAGGCGGTCGACTTCACCGTGATCGGCGACGAGGACGCGGCCTTCGCGGGCGGCAGCTACGTGATCGTGCAGAAGTACCTGCACGACATGGCCGGCTGGAATGCGCTGGCCGTCGAGACGCAGGAGCGCATCATCGGCCGCACCAAACTGTCCGACATCGAGCTGGCGGCGGACGTGAAGCCTTCGTGCTCGCACAGCTCGCTGACCACGCTCGACGAGGACGGCCAGGAAGTGAAGATCCTGCGCGACAACATGCCGTTCGGGCGCCCGGGCGCCGGCGAGTTCGGCACCTACTTCATCGGCTACGCGCGCTCGCCGCGGCCGATCGAGCAGATGCTCGAGAACATGTTCGTCGGCCGCCCGCCCGGCAACTACGACCGCCTGCTCGACTACAGCCGCGCGGTCACCGGCTCGCTGTTCTTCGTGCCGTCGGCCGACCTGCTCGAGGCGCTTGCCGAGCGCGCGGCACCGGCCGACGCCGCTGCCTTGCCCGAATCCTCGCCGCCCGCGCCCCGTCGCGACGGCTCGCTCAATATCGGCTCGTTGAAAGGAACCCCATCCCATGAATAA
- a CDS encoding family 1 encapsulin nanocompartment shell protein has product MNNLHRELAPISSSAWAQIEEEVARTFKRSVAGRRVVDVEGPAGSELSAVGTGHLREVAAPREHVNARLREVRTIVELTVPFELSREAIDSVERGARDADWQPAKEAAQRLAFAEDNAIFDGYPAAGIVGISEGTSNRKLGLPSDVAAYPDAISDALEALRLAGVDGPYSVVLGSHAYTALSEARDQGYPILDHIKRIVSGEIIWAPAIAGGCVLSTRGGDYELHLGEDVSIGYTSHDDQVVRLYLRETFTFLMLTSEASVAVVPQGDTAA; this is encoded by the coding sequence ATGAATAACCTGCATCGTGAACTCGCCCCGATCTCGTCGTCCGCCTGGGCCCAGATCGAGGAGGAAGTGGCGCGCACCTTCAAGCGCTCGGTGGCCGGCCGCCGCGTGGTCGACGTCGAAGGCCCCGCCGGCTCCGAGCTATCGGCCGTCGGCACCGGCCACTTGCGCGAGGTCGCCGCGCCGCGTGAGCACGTGAACGCGCGGCTGCGCGAGGTGCGGACCATCGTCGAGTTGACCGTGCCTTTCGAGCTGAGCCGCGAGGCGATCGACAGCGTCGAGCGCGGTGCGCGCGACGCCGACTGGCAGCCGGCGAAGGAGGCGGCGCAGCGGCTCGCCTTCGCCGAGGACAACGCGATCTTCGACGGTTACCCGGCCGCCGGCATCGTCGGCATCAGCGAGGGCACCTCGAACCGCAAGCTCGGCCTGCCGAGCGACGTCGCGGCCTACCCGGACGCGATCAGCGATGCGCTCGAGGCGCTGCGCCTGGCCGGCGTCGACGGCCCGTATTCGGTGGTACTCGGCTCGCACGCCTACACCGCGCTGAGCGAGGCGCGCGACCAGGGCTACCCGATCCTCGACCATATCAAGCGCATCGTCAGCGGCGAGATCATCTGGGCACCGGCGATCGCCGGCGGCTGCGTGCTGTCCACGCGCGGCGGCGACTACGAGCTGCATCTTGGCGAGGACGTCTCGATCGGCTACACCAGCCATGACGACCAGGTCGTGCGCCTGTACCTGCGCGAGACCTTCACCTTCCTGATGCTGACCAGCGAGGCCTCGGTGGCCGTGGTGCCGCAAGGCGACACGGCGGCCTGA
- a CDS encoding ketopantoate reductase family protein, with amino-acid sequence MRILVVGAGATGGYFGGRLAAAGRDVSFLVREGRARALARDGLVIRSPHAGDLTLPGVKTVQAGDADRAGGFDLVFLSCKSYGLDDAIASFAPFVGPRTLILPVLNGMRHLDVLKARFGDANVLGGLCMIAATLDDQQHIVHLNDAQAVGFGDLAGGLTPRVQAIADTFSGAGFDVLPAENIVAKMWDKWVFLATLAAATSLFRGSVGDILAAPDGHRLLETLYGETSAIAAHHGYAPGEAMNERSRRILFTPSGMTASMLRDVENRSRVEADHVIGDLLARAPADVDGQPSLLRIAYNHLKAYEARLARETASA; translated from the coding sequence ATGCGGATTCTGGTAGTGGGCGCGGGCGCGACCGGCGGTTATTTCGGCGGGCGGCTGGCCGCGGCCGGGCGCGATGTGAGCTTCCTGGTGCGCGAGGGCCGGGCCCGCGCGCTGGCGCGCGACGGCCTGGTGATCCGCAGCCCGCATGCGGGCGACCTGACGCTGCCCGGCGTGAAGACCGTGCAGGCCGGCGACGCCGACCGCGCCGGCGGCTTCGACCTGGTGTTCCTGAGCTGCAAGTCCTACGGCCTGGACGACGCGATCGCCTCGTTCGCGCCCTTCGTCGGCCCGCGCACGCTGATCCTGCCGGTGCTCAACGGCATGCGCCACCTGGACGTGCTGAAGGCGCGCTTCGGCGACGCCAACGTGCTGGGCGGCCTGTGCATGATCGCGGCCACGCTCGACGACCAGCAGCACATCGTCCATCTCAACGATGCGCAGGCGGTCGGCTTCGGCGACCTGGCGGGCGGGCTCACGCCGCGCGTGCAGGCGATCGCCGACACCTTCTCGGGCGCCGGCTTCGACGTGCTGCCGGCCGAGAACATCGTCGCGAAGATGTGGGACAAGTGGGTGTTCCTGGCCACGCTGGCGGCGGCCACCTCGCTGTTCCGCGGCTCGGTGGGCGACATCCTCGCCGCGCCGGACGGCCATCGGCTGCTGGAGACGCTCTATGGCGAGACCAGCGCGATCGCCGCGCACCACGGCTACGCGCCCGGCGAGGCGATGAACGAACGTTCGCGCCGGATCCTGTTCACGCCCTCGGGCATGACGGCCTCGATGCTGCGCGATGTCGAGAACCGCTCGCGCGTCGAGGCCGACCACGTGATCGGCGACCTGCTGGCGCGCGCGCCAGCGGACGTCGACGGCCAGCCGTCCCTGCTGCGCATCGCCTACAACCACCTGAAGGCCTACGAGGCGCGGCTCGCGCGCGAAACCGCGAGCGCCTGA
- a CDS encoding 3-methyl-2-oxobutanoate dehydrogenase (2-methylpropanoyl-transferring) subunit alpha produces the protein MSQYGPLKLHVPEPTGRPGCKTDFSYLLLSPAGKLRKPPIDVAPVDTSDLAYGLVRVIDDDGRAVGPWAPELDRDRLRAGMRAMLKTRVFDARMLIAQRQKKISFYVQSLGEEAIGTAHSFALDNGDMCFPTYRQQSILLTREVPLVDLMCQLMSNERDPLKGRQLPVMYSNRAAGFFTISGNLATQFIQAVGWAMASAIKGDTRIASAWIGDGATAEADFHTALTFAHVYRAPVILNVVNNQWAISTFQAIAGGEGSTFAGRGVGCGIASLRVDGNDFLAVYSASRWAAERARRNLGPTLIEWVTYRAGPHSTSDDPSKYRPGDDWAHFPLGDPIERFKRHLIREGHWSEQEHADLKGELEAEVIAAQKEAERYGTLGDDRVNVASFFEDVYKDMPEHLRRQRQQLGV, from the coding sequence ATGAGCCAATACGGGCCATTGAAATTGCATGTACCGGAGCCAACCGGGCGACCGGGCTGTAAAACCGATTTTTCCTACCTGCTGCTGTCCCCGGCGGGCAAGCTGCGCAAACCTCCGATCGACGTCGCGCCGGTCGATACCAGCGACCTCGCCTATGGCCTGGTGCGGGTGATCGACGACGACGGCCGCGCGGTCGGCCCCTGGGCTCCCGAGCTCGATCGCGACCGGCTGCGCGCCGGCATGCGCGCGATGCTCAAGACGCGCGTGTTCGACGCGCGCATGCTGATCGCCCAGCGCCAGAAGAAGATTTCCTTCTACGTGCAGAGCCTCGGCGAGGAGGCCATCGGCACCGCGCATTCGTTCGCCCTCGACAACGGCGACATGTGCTTCCCGACCTATCGCCAGCAGAGCATCCTGCTCACGCGCGAGGTGCCGCTGGTCGACCTGATGTGCCAGTTGATGTCCAACGAGCGCGATCCGCTCAAGGGCCGCCAGTTGCCGGTGATGTATTCGAACCGCGCGGCCGGCTTCTTCACCATCTCGGGCAATCTCGCCACCCAGTTCATCCAGGCGGTGGGCTGGGCGATGGCCTCGGCCATCAAGGGCGACACGCGCATCGCCTCGGCCTGGATCGGCGACGGCGCCACCGCCGAGGCCGACTTCCATACCGCGCTGACCTTCGCGCACGTCTACCGCGCGCCGGTGATCCTCAACGTGGTCAACAACCAGTGGGCGATCTCGACCTTCCAGGCGATCGCCGGCGGCGAGGGCTCGACCTTCGCGGGCCGCGGCGTGGGCTGCGGGATCGCCTCGCTGCGGGTGGACGGCAACGACTTCCTGGCGGTCTACTCGGCCTCGCGCTGGGCCGCCGAGCGGGCGCGCCGCAACCTCGGCCCGACCCTCATCGAGTGGGTCACCTATCGCGCCGGCCCGCACTCGACCTCGGACGATCCGTCGAAATACCGTCCCGGCGACGACTGGGCGCATTTCCCGCTGGGCGACCCGATCGAGCGCTTCAAGCGCCACCTGATCCGCGAGGGCCACTGGTCCGAGCAGGAGCACGCCGACCTGAAGGGCGAGCTCGAGGCCGAGGTGATCGCGGCGCAGAAGGAGGCCGAGCGCTACGGCACGCTCGGCGACGACCGCGTGAACGTCGCGAGCTTCTTCGAGGACGTCTACAAGGACATGCCGGAACACCTGCGGCGCCAGCGCCAGCAACTGGGAGTCTGA
- a CDS encoding alpha-ketoacid dehydrogenase subunit beta, whose amino-acid sequence MTTAQPKGQSAATMTMIQALRSAMDVMLERDGNVVVFGQDVGYFGGVFRCTEGLQAKFGSSRVFDAPISEGGIVGVAVGMGAYGLRPVAEIQFADYFYPASDQIVSEAARLRYRSAAEFTAPLTIRMPCGGGIYGGQTHSQSPEAMFTQVCGLRTVMPSNPYDAKGLLIASIENDDPVIFLEPKRLYNGPFDGHHERPVTPWSQHPASLVPEGYYTVPLDSAAVVRPGSELTVLTYGTTVHVSLAAAEETGLDAEVIDLRSLWPLDLDTIVASVRKTGRCVVVHEATRTCGFGAELISLVQEHCFHWLEAPVERVTGWDTPYPHAQEWAYFPGPSRVGEAMRRVMES is encoded by the coding sequence ATGACCACCGCACAACCCAAGGGCCAGTCGGCCGCCACCATGACCATGATCCAGGCCCTGCGCTCGGCCATGGACGTGATGCTGGAGCGCGACGGCAACGTCGTGGTGTTCGGCCAGGACGTGGGCTATTTCGGCGGCGTGTTCCGCTGCACCGAAGGCCTGCAGGCCAAGTTCGGCAGCTCGCGCGTGTTCGACGCGCCGATCTCCGAAGGCGGCATCGTCGGCGTGGCGGTCGGGATGGGCGCTTACGGGCTGCGGCCCGTGGCCGAGATCCAGTTCGCCGATTATTTCTACCCGGCTTCCGACCAGATCGTCTCGGAAGCCGCGCGGCTGCGCTACCGCTCGGCCGCCGAGTTCACCGCGCCGCTGACCATCCGCATGCCCTGCGGCGGCGGCATCTACGGCGGGCAGACCCACAGCCAGAGCCCCGAGGCGATGTTCACGCAGGTCTGCGGGCTGCGCACGGTGATGCCGTCGAACCCCTACGACGCCAAGGGCCTGCTGATCGCCTCGATCGAGAACGACGATCCGGTGATCTTCCTGGAGCCCAAGCGGCTCTACAACGGCCCCTTCGACGGCCACCACGAGCGCCCCGTCACGCCCTGGAGCCAGCACCCTGCCAGCCTGGTGCCGGAGGGCTACTACACGGTGCCGCTCGATTCGGCCGCCGTGGTGCGGCCCGGCAGCGAGCTGACGGTGCTGACCTACGGCACCACGGTGCACGTCTCGCTGGCCGCCGCCGAGGAAACCGGCCTCGACGCCGAGGTGATCGACCTGCGCAGCCTGTGGCCGCTCGACCTCGACACCATCGTCGCCTCGGTGCGCAAGACCGGGCGCTGCGTGGTGGTGCACGAGGCGACCCGCACCTGCGGCTTCGGCGCCGAGCTGATCTCGCTGGTCCAGGAGCATTGCTTCCACTGGCTCGAAGCCCCCGTCGAACGCGTGACGGGCTGGGACACGCCGTATCCGCATGCGCAGGAGTGGGCGTATTTTCCGGGGCCGAGCCGGGTGGGCGAGGCGATGCGGCGTGTGATGGAGAGCTGA
- a CDS encoding dihydrolipoamide acetyltransferase family protein yields MGIHVIKMPDIGEGIAEVELGLWHVQVGDQVKEDQALADVMTDKASVEIPSPVTGTVVALGGKAGDMMVVGSELIRLEVAGSGNHRGEAPATQAAPAKATVDAAATKAAEPAPVEKSAPREAPAEAQPRKQAAAGPAEAPGRREAAHSTSSAAAAPVARQPGERPLASPAVRKRAWDLGIELRFVRGSGEAGRILHEDLDAWLQGSGAAAAPAGARAAYAERHDEEAVPVIGLRRKIAEKMQEAKRRIPHFSYVEEIDVTELETLRAELNRRHGETRGKLTMLPFIARAMVVALRDFPQINARYDDEAGVVTRHGAVHLGVATQSKGGLMVPVVRHAEARDVWALAAEVARLAEAARAGKASREELSGSTITLSSLGPLGGVVSTPVINHPEVGIVGVNRIVERPMIRNGLVVARKLMNLSSSFDHRVVDGMDAAEFIQSVRALLEQPALLFVD; encoded by the coding sequence ATGGGTATTCATGTGATCAAGATGCCGGACATCGGCGAAGGCATCGCCGAGGTCGAGCTGGGGCTCTGGCATGTGCAGGTGGGCGACCAGGTCAAGGAGGACCAGGCGCTGGCCGACGTGATGACCGACAAGGCCTCGGTCGAGATTCCCTCGCCGGTGACGGGCACCGTGGTGGCGCTGGGCGGCAAGGCCGGCGACATGATGGTGGTGGGCTCGGAGCTGATCCGCCTGGAGGTGGCGGGCAGCGGCAATCATCGCGGCGAGGCGCCGGCAACGCAGGCCGCGCCGGCGAAGGCGACGGTCGATGCGGCCGCAACCAAGGCCGCCGAACCGGCGCCGGTTGAAAAGAGCGCGCCGCGCGAGGCGCCCGCCGAGGCACAGCCGCGCAAGCAGGCGGCAGCCGGGCCCGCCGAGGCGCCGGGCCGCCGCGAAGCCGCGCATTCGACATCGAGCGCCGCCGCGGCGCCGGTCGCGCGCCAGCCCGGCGAGCGGCCGCTGGCCTCGCCGGCGGTGCGCAAGCGCGCCTGGGATCTCGGCATCGAGCTGCGCTTCGTGCGCGGCTCGGGCGAGGCGGGCCGGATCCTGCACGAGGATCTCGATGCCTGGCTGCAGGGTAGCGGCGCCGCCGCGGCGCCGGCCGGCGCGCGCGCGGCCTATGCCGAGCGCCACGACGAGGAGGCGGTGCCGGTGATCGGCCTGCGCCGCAAAATCGCCGAGAAGATGCAGGAAGCCAAGCGCCGCATCCCGCATTTCAGCTACGTCGAGGAGATCGACGTGACCGAGCTGGAGACGCTGCGCGCCGAGCTGAACCGCCGTCACGGCGAGACGCGCGGCAAGCTCACCATGCTGCCCTTCATCGCGCGCGCGATGGTGGTCGCGCTGCGCGACTTCCCGCAGATCAACGCGCGCTACGACGACGAGGCCGGCGTGGTGACGCGCCACGGCGCCGTGCACCTGGGCGTGGCCACCCAGAGCAAGGGCGGGCTGATGGTGCCGGTGGTGCGCCATGCCGAGGCGCGCGACGTCTGGGCGCTGGCCGCCGAGGTGGCGCGGCTGGCCGAGGCGGCGCGCGCCGGCAAGGCCTCGCGCGAGGAGCTGAGCGGCTCGACCATCACGCTGAGCAGCCTGGGGCCGCTGGGCGGGGTGGTATCCACGCCCGTCATCAACCATCCCGAGGTGGGCATCGTCGGCGTGAACCGCATCGTCGAGCGGCCGATGATCCGCAACGGCCTGGTGGTGGCGCGCAAGCTGATGAACCTGTCGTCCTCGTTCGACCATCGCGTGGTGGATGGCATGGACGCGGCCGAGTTCATCCAGTCGGTGCGCGCGCTGCTCGAACAACCCGCCCTGCTATTCGTGGACTGA